One Brassica napus cultivar Da-Ae chromosome C4, Da-Ae, whole genome shotgun sequence genomic region harbors:
- the LOC106399291 gene encoding condensin-1 complex subunit CAP-D2 isoform X1, which translates to MAPPFVFPQILRALEEDPEDNHRLFAQNPVDVTSLRPSDLEEFVKGVSFDLSDRELFCIEDQDVFDRVYSLVRDFYTLPPSCKCNLVESLRSNLSVLLPNVDSISRSVQDQEDEVPIIDRITSHRNALKIYTFFLITIIMTEEAHVSSVESTKVAARGRKKQVVQSWNWEPQRGRMLNLIANSLEINLSLLFGSSELDENYLSFIVKNSFSLFENAAILKDPEAKDALCRIIGASATKYRYIVQSCASVMHLIHKYDFAVVHVADAVARAESKYSDGTLAVTIIRDIGRTDPKAYVKDTVGADNVGRFLVELADRLPKVMSTNVGVLVPHFGGESYKIRNALVGVLGKLVAKAFNDAEGDVSSKSLRLRTKQAMLEILLERCRDVSAYTRSRVLQVWAELCEEHSVSIGLWNEVASISAGRLEDKSAIVRKSALNLLITMLQHNPFGPQLRIASFEATLEQYKKKLNELEPNRPTEDSSKEPTSDGDSCIGDGEIDDLQPEVANNTHQDSLPDSCQPKNGEEITEKDVSVPDIGNIEQTKALIASLEAGLSFSKCMSASMPIFVQLMASSSASDVENAILLLMRCKQFQIDGAEACLRKILPLAFSQDKSIYEAVENAFVSIYIKKNPVETARQLLNLAIDSNIGDQAALEFIVNALVSKGEISSSTTSALWDFFCFNINGTTAEQSRGALSILCMAAKSSSRILGSHIQDIIDIGFGRWAKVEPLLARTACTAIQRLSEEDRKKLLLSSGSRLFGILESLITGNWLPENIYYTTADKAISAIYMIHPTPETLAATIIKKSLSTVFDVVGQDQPQDDTDDSIVDFLTTVQVAKLSRFLFVVSHIAMNQLVYIESCTQKIRRQKTKTDKAAAESQNTEENLGATQENNSINAELGLAASDDALLDTLAERAEREIVSGGSGEKNLIGDCATFLSKLCRNFSVLQKHPELQASAMLALCRCMIIDASFCESNLQLLFTVVENAPSEVVRSNCTLSLGDLAVRFPNLLEPWTENMYARLRDTSVSVRKNAVLVLSHLILNDMMKVKGHINEMAICIEDDVERISSLAKLFFHELSKKGSNPIYNLLPDILGQLSNRNLKRESFCNVMQFLIGSIKKDKQMEALVEKLCNRFSGVTETKQWEYISYSLSLLTFTEKGIKKLIESFKSYEHALAEDLVTENFRSIINKGKKFAKPELKACIEEFEEKLNKFHLEKKEQEETARNAQVHVEKTKNMESLVVPSKVKEEPVEEYDEGEGASDSEIVDPAMEEAGDSLKASDSEEEPAMEEAGDSLKASDSEEEPSDSEEEEPDSEQSGTTSPHSLNQNTSGGEESESESSNVKRGNRTETSSKLRRSLRSASRT; encoded by the exons ATGGCTCCTCCCTTCGTCTTTCCCCAAATTCTACGAGCCCTAGAAGAAGATCCGGAAGACAATCACCGCTTGTTCGCTCAGAATCCCGTCGACGTCACCTCCCTTCGCCCTTCGGATCTCGAAGAATTCGTCAAAG GTGTATCATTCGACCTATCTGATAGAGAACTCTTCTGTATCGAAGACCAAGACGTTTTCGACCGTGTCTACTCTCTAGTCAGGGACTTCTATACCCTTCCTCCATCTTGCAAGTGTAACCTTGTGGAAAGCCTCCGCTCCAATCTAAGTGTCCTTCTTCCCAATGTCGATTCCATCTCACGGTCTGTACAAGACCAGGAGGATGAAGTTCCAATCATTGACAGGATCACATCTCATCGCAATGCCTTGAAGATATACACTTTctttctcatcactatcattatgACTGAAGAGGCACATGTTAGCTCAGTAGAGAGCACAAAG GTTGCGGCACGAGGGAGGAAGAAGCAGGTTGTTCAGTCATGGAACTGGGAGCCTCAGAGGGGTAGGATGCTTAATTTGATTGCAAACTCTCTTGAGATCAACTTGTCCTTGCTCTTTGGATCATCAGAGCTAGACGAAAACTACCTGTCTTTCATTGTCAA AAACTCGTTCTCTCTTTTTGAGAATGCTGCAATCTTGAAAGATCCTGAAGCAAAAGATGCACTGTGCCGCATCATAGGGGCATCTGCTACAAAGTACCGTTACATTGTGCAGTCATGTGCCTCGGTCATGCATTTGATACACAAATATGATTTTGCTGTTGTGCACGTTGCTGATGCAGTTGCTAGAGCTGAAAGTAAGTACTCAGACGGTACCTTGGCCGTGACAATCATTAGAGATATTGGGAGGACTGACCCAAAAGCATACGTTAAAGATACAGTTGGGGCTGATAATGTGGGACGTTTCTTGGTCGAGCTTGCTGATCGTTTGCCAAAAGTAATGTCGACAAATGTTGGAGTCTTGGTCCCTCATTTTGGTGGGGAATCATACAAGATAAGGAACGCGCTAGTCGGTGTTCTTGGAAAGCTGGTTGCTAAAGCTTTTAATGATGCCGAGGGAGATGTGAGTTCCAAGTCCCTTCGTCTGCGAACTAAGCAAGCAATGTTGGAAATTTTGCTGGAACGGTGTAGAGATGTCTCTGCCTATACAAGGAGCAGAGTTCTTCAGGTTTGGGCTGAACTGTGTGAAGAGCACTCTGTTTCGATTGGCCTATGGAACGAGGTTGCATCAATATCTGCTGGAAGATTGGAAGATAAGAGTGCAATTGTTAGAAAGTCCGCATTGAATTTACTGATCACGATGTTGCAACATAACCCTTTTGGTCCACAGCTTCGTATAGCGTCATTTGAAGCAACCCTGGAGcagtataaaaaaaaactgaacgaACTTGAACCAAACCGGCCTACTGAGGACTCATCGAAAGAGCCAACTTCAGATGGTGACTCCTGTATTGGAGATGGTGAAATCGATGACTTGCAACCTGAAGTTGCAAATAATACGCATCAAGATAGTCTACCTGATAGCTGTCAGCCAAAGAATGGGGAAGAGATCACTGAGAAGGATGTTTCTGTTCCAGATATTGGTAACATCGAGCAGACCAAGGCCTTGATTGCTTCCCTTGAGGCTGGACTGAGTTTCTCCAAGTGCATGTCAGCTAGTATGCCGATCTTTGTTCAGTTGATGGCTTCATCTTCTGCCAGTGATGTTGAGAATGCTATTCTATTGTTGATGAGGTGTAAGCAGTTCCAAATTGATGGTGCCGAAGCTTGTCTCCGTAAAATTCTTCCTCTG GCCTTTTCTCAGGATAAGTCCATCTATGAGGCAGTGGAGAATGCCTTCGTTTCAATCTACATAAAGAAAAATCCAGTTGAAACGGCGAGACAGCTGTTGAATCTTGCCATAGATTCGAATATAGGAGATCAAGCAGCACTAGAGTTTATTGTTAATGCTTTAGTGTCCAAAGGTGAAATTTCTAGCAGCACG ACTTCGGCTCTGTGGGACTTCTTTTGCTTTAACATCAACGGGACAACTGCCGAGCAAAGTCGTGGGGCTCTATCTATCCTTTGCATGGCTGCAAAGTCGTCATCTAGGATTCTTGGATCACACATACAGGATATTATTGATATTGGGTTTGGCCGCTGGGCAAAAGTGGAACCTCTACTTGCCAGAACTGCATGCACTGCTATTCAGAGGCTTTCCGAGGAAGATAGGAAGAAGTTATTGCTCAGCAGTGGCAGCCGATTGTTTGGTATTCTTGAGAGTTTGATCACTGGGAACTGGCTTCCAGAAAACATATATTACACTACAGCTGATAAAGCCATAAGTGCCATATACATGATCCACCCTACTCCGGAAACCTTAGCTGCTACTATTATTAAAAAGTCTCTGAGCACTGTGTTTGACGTAGTTGGACAAGATCAACCACAGGATGATACTGACGACAGTATTGTCGATTTTCTGACCACAGTTCAAGTAGCAAAACTCAGTAGATTCTTGTTCGTTGTCAGTCATATTGCCATGAACCAGTTGGTGTACATAGAATCCTGCACCCAGAAGATCCGGAGACAGAAGACTAAAACGGATAAAGCGGCTGCTGAAAGTCAGAATACAGAAGAAAACCTTGGGGCCACGCAAGAG AACAATAGCATAAATGCTGAGCTAGGACTGGCTGCCTCTGATGACGCACTGCTTGACACACTCGCTGAAAGAGCAGAGAGAGAAATTGTTTCTGGTGGTTCTGGCGAGAAGAATCTGATTGGGGATTGTGCAACTTTTCTCTCAAAGCTTTGCAGAAATTTTTCTGTGCTGCAAAAG CATCCAGAACTACAAGCTTCCGCAATGCTTGCATTATGCAGATGTATGATAATTGATGCAAGTTTCTG CGAATCAAATCTCCAGCTTCTCTTCACAGTTGTTGAAAACGCACCTTCTGAAGTTGTCCGGTCAAACTGCACCCTTTCCCTTGGAGACTTGGCAGTTCGTTTTCCAAATCTTTTGGAGCCTTGGACAGAAAACATGTATGCCAGGTTACGGGATACTTCAGTTTCGGTCAGGAAAAATGCTGTCCTGGTCCTTTCACATCTTATATTGAACGATATGATGAAG GTGAAAGGGCATATTAATGAAATGGCTATTTGTATCGAAGATGATGTGGAGAGGATCTCTAGTCTCGCAAAATTGTTTTTCCATGAACTGTCTAAGAAAG GATCCAATCCTATATACAATCTACTCCCTGATATACTTGGGCAGTTATCCAACCGGAATTTGAAGAGGGAGTCATTCTGTAATGTCATGCAATTCTTGATTGGCTCCATCAAAAAG GACAAACAGATGGAGGCTCTGGTTGAGAAGCTTTGCAATAGGTTTAGCGGAGTCACAG AAACAAAACAGTGGGAATACATTTCGTATTCTCTTTCGTTGCTGACATTCACTGAGAAGGGAATCAAAAAGCTTATCGAGTCATTCAAGTCCTACGAGCACGCTTTAGCAGAGGATCTAGTGACAGAAAATTTTAGAAGCATAATCAACAAG GGGAAAAAGTTTGCAAAACCAGAACTTAAAGCGTGCATTGAAGAGTTTGAGGAGAAGCTCAACAAGTTCCATTTGgaaaagaaagaacaagaagaaaccGCAAGAAACGCTCAGGTTCATGTAGAGAAAACCAAGAACATGGAATCTCTTGTTGTCCCCAGCAAAGTGAAAGAAGAACCTGTAGAAGAATATGATGAAGGTGAAG GTGCTTCAGACAGTGAAATTGTGGATCCGGCAATGGAAGAAGCAGGAGATAGTTTGAAAGCATCCGACTCTGAGGAAGAGCCAGCAATGGAAGAAGCAGGAGATAGTTTGAAAGCATCCGACTCCGAGGAAGAACCATCTGActccgaggaagaagaaccagaTTCTGAGCAAAGCGGTACCACAAGTCCTCATTCCTTAAACCAAAATACCAGTGGCG GGGAAGAAAGCGAATCCGAGAGCAGTAACGTCAAGAGAGGAAACCGTACAGAGACATCGAGCAAACTCAGGAGAAGCCTGAGGTCAGCAAGTAGAACGTAG
- the LOC106436043 gene encoding uncharacterized protein At5g39865-like, which yields MGSSASKTASSTTMSSPSPAIHRAFSFPTPLVHHPPARKGDTHHLVSLTSTSYGSLLLIDLEGSKTASDRISISGPDPVSLDSFSPDSVINTWELMDGLDDDEFEFECPKLGKPISSLDSDLCPIPDPDRIVSALKLDESYEFEFESPKLGKPISNLDSDLCPKPDPDPNVSALKLDESYEVVRVEQEVEEGWVPLSYKPKQPLWKHLSEESFLSGLDPSIVSSYKKPLSSKQLSNDSINVEVISPPSSALSTTQAKAEDKIVLYFTTLRGIRKTYENCCCVRTILRGFQVTVDERDISMDSKYRKELQSMVGDAEKPVCLPQVFIGDTHIGGVEEIMKLNDSGELVEMLKGFPACECLGTCKSCGDARFVPCSNCDGSTKVFEEEDEMFKRCSKCNENGLVRCLECCL from the coding sequence ATGGGTTCTTCTGCTTCCAAAACCGCTTCTTCTACGACGATGAGTTCACCTTCTCCGGCGATCCACAGAGCTTTCTCTTTCCCAACGCCGTTGGTTCACCACCCCCCGGCAAGAAAAGGCGACACTCACCACCTCGTCTCCCTCACCTCCACCTCGTACGGTTCTCTCCTCCTCATCGACCTCGAAGGATCCAAAACCGCCTCCGATCGTATCTCAATCTCCGGTCCAGACCCGGTCTCACTCGACTCGTTCTCTCCTGACTCAGTCATCAACACGTGGGAGCTTATGGACGGCTTAGACGACGATGAATTCGAATTCGAATGCCCTAAACTCGGTAAGCCTATCTCCAGTCTAGATTCGGATCTTTGCCCTATACCCGACCCGGATCGGATTGTGTCTGCGTTGAAACTTGACGAATCTTACGAGTTCGAATTCGAAAGCCCTAAACTTGGTAAGCCTATCTCCAATCTAGATTCGGATCTTTGCCCTaaacccgacccggatccgAATGTGTCGGCTTTGAAACTAGACGAGTCTTACGAAGTCGTGAGAGTCGAACAAGAAGTAGAAGAAGGTTGGGTCCCGTTGTCTTATAAACCAAAGCAACCTCTTTGGAAGCATTTGTCTGAAGAATCTTTCTTGTCTGGTTTAGATCCTAGCATTGTCTCTTCTTACAAGAAACCTCTGTCTTCTAAGCAATTAAGCAATGATAGTATCAATGTCGAGGTTATAAGCCCACCCTCTAGTGCACTGAGTACTACACAGGCCAAAGCAGAAGACAAGATTGTACTCTACTTCACAACACTCAGAGGGATTCGAAAGACGTACGAGAACTGCTGTTGCGTTAGAACGATATTAAGAGGGTTTCAAGTGACTGTAGACGAGCGTGACATCTCCATGGATTCTAAATACAGGAAAGAGCTTCAAAGCATGGTCGGAGATGCGGAGAAACCGGTTTGTTTGCCTCAGGTGTTTATTGGGGATACCCACATTGGTGGGGTAGAGGAGATTATGAAGCTAAACGATAGTGGTGAGTTAGTTGAGATGTTGAAAGGTTTCCCTGCTTGTGAATGCTTGGGGACATGCAAGAGCTGTGGTGATGCAAGGTTTGTGCCGTGTAGTAACTGTGATGGTAGCACTAAAGTGTTTGAGGAGGAAGACGAAATGTTCAAGCGGTGTTCGAAGTGTAATGAGAATGGATTGGTGCGTTGCCTTGAGTGTTGTCTCTAA
- the LOC106399291 gene encoding condensin-1 complex subunit CAP-D2 isoform X2: MAPPFVFPQILRALEEDPEDNHRLFAQNPVDVTSLRPSDLEEFVKGVSFDLSDRELFCIEDQDVFDRVYSLVRDFYTLPPSCKCNLVESLRSNLSVLLPNVDSISRSVQDQEDEVPIIDRITSHRNALKIYTFFLITIIMTEEAHVSSVESTKVAARGRKKQVVQSWNWEPQRGRMLNLIANSLEINLSLLFGSSELDENYLSFIVKNSFSLFENAAILKDPEAKDALCRIIGASATKYRYIVQSCASVMHLIHKYDFAVVHVADAVARAESKYSDGTLAVTIIRDIGRTDPKAYVKDTVGADNVGRFLVELADRLPKVMSTNVGVLVPHFGGESYKIRNALVGVLGKLVAKAFNDAEGDVSSKSLRLRTKQAMLEILLERCRDVSAYTRSRVLQVWAELCEEHSVSIGLWNEVASISAGRLEDKSAIVRKSALNLLITMLQHNPFGPQLRIASFEATLEQYKKKLNELEPNRPTEDSSKEPTSDGDSCIGDGEIDDLQPEVANNTHQDSLPDSCQPKNGEEITEKDVSVPDIGNIEQTKALIASLEAGLSFSKCMSASMPIFVQLMASSSASDVENAILLLMRCKQFQIDGAEACLRKILPLAFSQDKSIYEAVENAFVSIYIKKNPVETARQLLNLAIDSNIGDQAALEFIVNALVSKGEISSSTTSALWDFFCFNINGTTAEQSRGALSILCMAAKSSSRILGSHIQDIIDIGFGRWAKVEPLLARTACTAIQRLSEEDRKKLLLSSGSRLFGILESLITGNWLPENIYYTTADKAISAIYMIHPTPETLAATIIKKSLSTVFDVVGQDQPQDDTDDSIVDFLTTVQVAKLSRFLFVVSHIAMNQLVYIESCTQKIRRQKTKTDKAAAESQNTEENLGATQENNSINAELGLAASDDALLDTLAERAEREIVSGGSGEKNLIGDCATFLSKLCRNFSVLQKHPELQASAMLALCRCMIIDASFCESNLQLLFTVVENAPSEVVRSNCTLSLGDLAVRFPNLLEPWTENMYARLRDTSVSVRKNAVLVLSHLILNDMMKVKGHINEMAICIEDDVERISSLAKLFFHELSKKGSNPIYNLLPDILGQLSNRNLKRESFCNVMQFLIGSIKKDKQMEALVEKLCNRFSGVTETKQWEYISYSLSLLTFTEKGIKKLIESFKSYEHALAEDLVTENFRSIINKGKKFAKPELKACIEEFEEKLNKFHLEKKEQEETARNAQVHVEKTKNMESLVVPSKVKEEPVEEYDEGASDSEIVDPAMEEAGDSLKASDSEEEPAMEEAGDSLKASDSEEEPSDSEEEEPDSEQSGTTSPHSLNQNTSGGEESESESSNVKRGNRTETSSKLRRSLRSASRT, translated from the exons ATGGCTCCTCCCTTCGTCTTTCCCCAAATTCTACGAGCCCTAGAAGAAGATCCGGAAGACAATCACCGCTTGTTCGCTCAGAATCCCGTCGACGTCACCTCCCTTCGCCCTTCGGATCTCGAAGAATTCGTCAAAG GTGTATCATTCGACCTATCTGATAGAGAACTCTTCTGTATCGAAGACCAAGACGTTTTCGACCGTGTCTACTCTCTAGTCAGGGACTTCTATACCCTTCCTCCATCTTGCAAGTGTAACCTTGTGGAAAGCCTCCGCTCCAATCTAAGTGTCCTTCTTCCCAATGTCGATTCCATCTCACGGTCTGTACAAGACCAGGAGGATGAAGTTCCAATCATTGACAGGATCACATCTCATCGCAATGCCTTGAAGATATACACTTTctttctcatcactatcattatgACTGAAGAGGCACATGTTAGCTCAGTAGAGAGCACAAAG GTTGCGGCACGAGGGAGGAAGAAGCAGGTTGTTCAGTCATGGAACTGGGAGCCTCAGAGGGGTAGGATGCTTAATTTGATTGCAAACTCTCTTGAGATCAACTTGTCCTTGCTCTTTGGATCATCAGAGCTAGACGAAAACTACCTGTCTTTCATTGTCAA AAACTCGTTCTCTCTTTTTGAGAATGCTGCAATCTTGAAAGATCCTGAAGCAAAAGATGCACTGTGCCGCATCATAGGGGCATCTGCTACAAAGTACCGTTACATTGTGCAGTCATGTGCCTCGGTCATGCATTTGATACACAAATATGATTTTGCTGTTGTGCACGTTGCTGATGCAGTTGCTAGAGCTGAAAGTAAGTACTCAGACGGTACCTTGGCCGTGACAATCATTAGAGATATTGGGAGGACTGACCCAAAAGCATACGTTAAAGATACAGTTGGGGCTGATAATGTGGGACGTTTCTTGGTCGAGCTTGCTGATCGTTTGCCAAAAGTAATGTCGACAAATGTTGGAGTCTTGGTCCCTCATTTTGGTGGGGAATCATACAAGATAAGGAACGCGCTAGTCGGTGTTCTTGGAAAGCTGGTTGCTAAAGCTTTTAATGATGCCGAGGGAGATGTGAGTTCCAAGTCCCTTCGTCTGCGAACTAAGCAAGCAATGTTGGAAATTTTGCTGGAACGGTGTAGAGATGTCTCTGCCTATACAAGGAGCAGAGTTCTTCAGGTTTGGGCTGAACTGTGTGAAGAGCACTCTGTTTCGATTGGCCTATGGAACGAGGTTGCATCAATATCTGCTGGAAGATTGGAAGATAAGAGTGCAATTGTTAGAAAGTCCGCATTGAATTTACTGATCACGATGTTGCAACATAACCCTTTTGGTCCACAGCTTCGTATAGCGTCATTTGAAGCAACCCTGGAGcagtataaaaaaaaactgaacgaACTTGAACCAAACCGGCCTACTGAGGACTCATCGAAAGAGCCAACTTCAGATGGTGACTCCTGTATTGGAGATGGTGAAATCGATGACTTGCAACCTGAAGTTGCAAATAATACGCATCAAGATAGTCTACCTGATAGCTGTCAGCCAAAGAATGGGGAAGAGATCACTGAGAAGGATGTTTCTGTTCCAGATATTGGTAACATCGAGCAGACCAAGGCCTTGATTGCTTCCCTTGAGGCTGGACTGAGTTTCTCCAAGTGCATGTCAGCTAGTATGCCGATCTTTGTTCAGTTGATGGCTTCATCTTCTGCCAGTGATGTTGAGAATGCTATTCTATTGTTGATGAGGTGTAAGCAGTTCCAAATTGATGGTGCCGAAGCTTGTCTCCGTAAAATTCTTCCTCTG GCCTTTTCTCAGGATAAGTCCATCTATGAGGCAGTGGAGAATGCCTTCGTTTCAATCTACATAAAGAAAAATCCAGTTGAAACGGCGAGACAGCTGTTGAATCTTGCCATAGATTCGAATATAGGAGATCAAGCAGCACTAGAGTTTATTGTTAATGCTTTAGTGTCCAAAGGTGAAATTTCTAGCAGCACG ACTTCGGCTCTGTGGGACTTCTTTTGCTTTAACATCAACGGGACAACTGCCGAGCAAAGTCGTGGGGCTCTATCTATCCTTTGCATGGCTGCAAAGTCGTCATCTAGGATTCTTGGATCACACATACAGGATATTATTGATATTGGGTTTGGCCGCTGGGCAAAAGTGGAACCTCTACTTGCCAGAACTGCATGCACTGCTATTCAGAGGCTTTCCGAGGAAGATAGGAAGAAGTTATTGCTCAGCAGTGGCAGCCGATTGTTTGGTATTCTTGAGAGTTTGATCACTGGGAACTGGCTTCCAGAAAACATATATTACACTACAGCTGATAAAGCCATAAGTGCCATATACATGATCCACCCTACTCCGGAAACCTTAGCTGCTACTATTATTAAAAAGTCTCTGAGCACTGTGTTTGACGTAGTTGGACAAGATCAACCACAGGATGATACTGACGACAGTATTGTCGATTTTCTGACCACAGTTCAAGTAGCAAAACTCAGTAGATTCTTGTTCGTTGTCAGTCATATTGCCATGAACCAGTTGGTGTACATAGAATCCTGCACCCAGAAGATCCGGAGACAGAAGACTAAAACGGATAAAGCGGCTGCTGAAAGTCAGAATACAGAAGAAAACCTTGGGGCCACGCAAGAG AACAATAGCATAAATGCTGAGCTAGGACTGGCTGCCTCTGATGACGCACTGCTTGACACACTCGCTGAAAGAGCAGAGAGAGAAATTGTTTCTGGTGGTTCTGGCGAGAAGAATCTGATTGGGGATTGTGCAACTTTTCTCTCAAAGCTTTGCAGAAATTTTTCTGTGCTGCAAAAG CATCCAGAACTACAAGCTTCCGCAATGCTTGCATTATGCAGATGTATGATAATTGATGCAAGTTTCTG CGAATCAAATCTCCAGCTTCTCTTCACAGTTGTTGAAAACGCACCTTCTGAAGTTGTCCGGTCAAACTGCACCCTTTCCCTTGGAGACTTGGCAGTTCGTTTTCCAAATCTTTTGGAGCCTTGGACAGAAAACATGTATGCCAGGTTACGGGATACTTCAGTTTCGGTCAGGAAAAATGCTGTCCTGGTCCTTTCACATCTTATATTGAACGATATGATGAAG GTGAAAGGGCATATTAATGAAATGGCTATTTGTATCGAAGATGATGTGGAGAGGATCTCTAGTCTCGCAAAATTGTTTTTCCATGAACTGTCTAAGAAAG GATCCAATCCTATATACAATCTACTCCCTGATATACTTGGGCAGTTATCCAACCGGAATTTGAAGAGGGAGTCATTCTGTAATGTCATGCAATTCTTGATTGGCTCCATCAAAAAG GACAAACAGATGGAGGCTCTGGTTGAGAAGCTTTGCAATAGGTTTAGCGGAGTCACAG AAACAAAACAGTGGGAATACATTTCGTATTCTCTTTCGTTGCTGACATTCACTGAGAAGGGAATCAAAAAGCTTATCGAGTCATTCAAGTCCTACGAGCACGCTTTAGCAGAGGATCTAGTGACAGAAAATTTTAGAAGCATAATCAACAAG GGGAAAAAGTTTGCAAAACCAGAACTTAAAGCGTGCATTGAAGAGTTTGAGGAGAAGCTCAACAAGTTCCATTTGgaaaagaaagaacaagaagaaaccGCAAGAAACGCTCAGGTTCATGTAGAGAAAACCAAGAACATGGAATCTCTTGTTGTCCCCAGCAAAGTGAAAGAAGAACCTGTAGAAGAATATGATGAAG GTGCTTCAGACAGTGAAATTGTGGATCCGGCAATGGAAGAAGCAGGAGATAGTTTGAAAGCATCCGACTCTGAGGAAGAGCCAGCAATGGAAGAAGCAGGAGATAGTTTGAAAGCATCCGACTCCGAGGAAGAACCATCTGActccgaggaagaagaaccagaTTCTGAGCAAAGCGGTACCACAAGTCCTCATTCCTTAAACCAAAATACCAGTGGCG GGGAAGAAAGCGAATCCGAGAGCAGTAACGTCAAGAGAGGAAACCGTACAGAGACATCGAGCAAACTCAGGAGAAGCCTGAGGTCAGCAAGTAGAACGTAG